GACACCGTGGGATTCCCAAACAGCCGCTGGCTCGAGCCCGATACACTCTTGGGGGGACGCCTCTCTCTCATTGCCAAGGCTGTCGAAAATCCAACAGCGCCGGAGTGGACCCACTTCCATATTGAATTGGACAATGGGTTGCATCAGGCGCTCCTCAATCTTTCTCCGCCCGATGATCTCCCATGACTTCGGGTAGGGATACTTGACCATGATCCTGAAAAGAACGGGCTTGGATGAAATCCTGTCCAGGTCCGAGTCTGGACTGGTGGTTCTGTAATTGTAGAAGGCATCGAACTGCCATTCGAGAGCCCTTCCATAGCCGAAGGAGCCATCTGGGAGGGGAATTCTCCAGAATGAACCTGGTTTATGCGTTGACCTCATGTCCTAGTATCCTGTGTAATGGTGAAGTTCGCCCCAGCGAATCGTGGCAGCATCGTGAAACCGTCTGCCCCTCGGGTTGTCTTTTGCCACGGCGCGCACGACGTTCTCGGTTCGATGGGGCTTGCCCGTATCGGACTGGGCTCCTCCACTGAAGTCTATCAGTTGCTGCTCTCTTCCGCGAATCCGCCAGTATGCTGGATCATCATACCTCTGATCGTAGTCGATGGCAGCCCCATGGTCGAATACATCAAGCCTTGCTTGAGCAAATGAAGCATCCTTCGGGTCTTCGTTCTCATCAACATGATGATTCGTGTCTCGGAACCGAATGGCCAGCTCCGCCTGGAGTCTGAGAGGCAGGCCGAGATCAACGACCATGCTGGTCCGGCCAGCGTAGTAGAGGTTGGTTTTCTTATTGAGCTTTCTGTAGGTCACATAGAGACGGCCGCGTTTCTTTTTGCTTTTCCTGTCGGATTCCGCATCTGGCCATCCACTGGGAGGAGCGCGGGGCGGGGACACCGATTCAGGTTGGGCCAAGGGCGCGCTTGTCGTCACCTCCACTGCGCCGTCAGGCGCCTGGTGAATGAGGATCTCCATCGCGATGGTAGCCGGATGCGCAGAGCCCTTTGGGGGATACCGGCCTCGAGCCCATCCATAAACATCTCCGAAGTGTGTGCCGTAAAACTTGTCCGCGATGTCGATGGGGGTCTGCTCCCCGGCCACAACCGCTTTGACAGTGAAGCAGAGCAGCAGAACACTGCCCGCGGACGCGACGACCGCGCCGCCCGTGACCAGGGCTTCTCCTGCCGCAGCGCCAGTGCCTGCTCCTGCCGCGGTCGTGCCGCCTTGCGGCACCGGGCGGAGCATGCCGCGGGGGACCCCGTCTCCTGCGCCTCCGCCAGGAAGCCCTCTCAGCGGTGGTGGGGAAGGAGGAAGTGGAGCCGTCGGCGAACCCGCCCCAGGCGCAGGCACGGCGGCAGATGCCCCACCTTGTTCTGCCTGCTCAAAGTCGTTGCTCGGGACGTAAACGCAGTACCTTGATTGTCCAGTGGCCGGGAGAACGTTCCGAGTGGCGCTGCTACACCCCACAAGCAACATGCATGTCAGCAGAGCCACCCCTCTTGGCACCCAACACCTCCTGGCATGGGCTCCGCTCTCGAGGAACCCCACGAGGATTACAGGGAGGCCGTGCGGCCGAGTCAACCAAGGGACAGCGAACGCGAGGGGCGGAGCGGCTGGCACGACTCGGCCCCACGCCCTCCGGCGCCTTCATCAAGCAGAAGCTGTTGCAGTAGTCCGTGGCGGGCGGGCGCCCAAGGCACCCGAGGGCCTCCCGCCCGCGCGGTTCAGGGTTCGCTCGGGCCGAAGCGTGCCGGACGCAGCGCCTGCACCACCACCAGCCCCGGACCGTCCAGCCGAACCGAGCCCCCCGCCTTCACCACCTTGTCCGTCGGCTCACCCTCGTGGGTGAGCCAGAGCAGGCCCTCGCAGCAGGTGAGTCGTAGCCCCCCCGCCCGCACGCGGCAACTCCACACCGCTCCCTCTTCGAGCACCACCTGCTCCGGCCCCTTCGTCTTTCCTCGCGCCGTCCGGTGGTGCGGCCTCACGGCCTGCCACAGTCCTCGGAGCATTGCTGTTGCCATCACTGTTCCTCCTTCGAGGGTGAACATGCGCCCGGGGCCCCATGCGGAACAGATTCAGGCAGGTTGAATTGTGAGGGGTACAGTTGTGGCGGGATGA
The Cystobacter fuscus DSM 2262 DNA segment above includes these coding regions:
- a CDS encoding immunity 26/phosphotriesterase HocA family protein; its protein translation is MRSTHKPGSFWRIPLPDGSFGYGRALEWQFDAFYNYRTTSPDSDLDRISSKPVLFRIMVKYPYPKSWEIIGRRKIEERLMQPIVQFNMEVGPLRRCWIFDSLGNEREASPQECIGLEPAAVWESHGVEERLLDAFMGRPNDSLVRMWKELE
- a CDS encoding DUF2917 domain-containing protein; the encoded protein is MATAMLRGLWQAVRPHHRTARGKTKGPEQVVLEEGAVWSCRVRAGGLRLTCCEGLLWLTHEGEPTDKVVKAGGSVRLDGPGLVVVQALRPARFGPSEP